From a single Rhodococcus qingshengii JCM 15477 genomic region:
- a CDS encoding PHP domain-containing protein: MRIDLHTHSNASDGTDTPAALMRAAADAGLDVVAITDHDTTSGWAEAAQALPAGVSLVRGMEMSCEGRGERGWPVAVHLLAYLFDPTHPEFAKERERLRAERVERIRVMTTMMARDGLPVDPDQILADAGPSVGRPHVAAALMRAGVVSSISEAFSDLLSSRGRYDVPKYDTPLEYAVELVAAAGGVTVLAHGRARSRGGLLALDHIRDLANLGLGGLEVDHPDHRSDDRDVLRRLAVDLGLAVTGSSDYHGENKTIGLGDELTDEAEFDKLVSAATGVEVLGR; this comes from the coding sequence GTGCGAATAGATCTTCACACCCACTCCAACGCATCGGACGGCACCGACACCCCGGCTGCCCTCATGCGCGCCGCAGCCGACGCCGGACTCGACGTCGTCGCCATCACCGATCACGACACGACTTCGGGCTGGGCCGAGGCGGCGCAGGCCTTGCCGGCCGGCGTCAGCCTGGTTCGTGGGATGGAGATGTCGTGCGAAGGTCGAGGTGAGCGTGGTTGGCCGGTCGCTGTACATCTTCTGGCGTACCTGTTCGATCCGACGCACCCCGAATTCGCAAAAGAACGTGAGCGACTGCGCGCCGAACGCGTCGAACGTATCCGGGTGATGACGACCATGATGGCGCGTGACGGTCTGCCCGTCGATCCCGATCAGATCTTGGCTGACGCCGGTCCGTCCGTCGGACGCCCGCACGTCGCAGCGGCCCTGATGCGAGCGGGAGTGGTGTCGAGCATCAGTGAGGCTTTCTCCGACCTGTTGTCCAGTCGAGGACGATACGACGTTCCCAAGTACGACACTCCGCTCGAGTACGCCGTCGAACTGGTGGCAGCCGCCGGGGGAGTGACCGTCCTGGCGCATGGACGGGCCCGTTCGCGCGGCGGATTGCTTGCGCTCGACCACATCCGCGATCTGGCCAATCTGGGTCTCGGGGGTCTCGAAGTCGATCACCCGGACCATCGCAGCGACGATCGTGACGTCCTGCGCCGCCTGGCTGTCGACCTCGGTTTGGCAGTCACCGGATCCTCTGACTACCACGGCGAGAACAAGACGATCGGACTCGGCGACGAGCTCACGGACGAAGCCGAGTTCGACAAACTCGTCTCGGCTGCCACCGGCGTGGAGGTACTGGGGCGCTGA
- a CDS encoding magnesium and cobalt transport protein CorA, producing the protein MPSLPNWSNGKSTQADAPKIPVPAARAIVDCAVYVDGVRLPGKYTHRAALAEVRSRDNAFVWVGMHAPDEGQMQDVAATFGLHELMVEDAVHAHERPKLERYDDVMFLVLRTVVYVPHESVATASEIVETGEIMVFVGPDFVVTVRHGDHSELASVRKSLEQNPERLTMGPFAVLHAITDHVVDSYLSVIQLVEQDVDSMEELVFNPRNTVAVEHIYLLKREIVELRRSVTPLGLPLLQLTQPAGGLVPKEIRRYFRDVRDHHTIVAERISEYDEVLSSLVDAALAKIAVQQNTDMRKISAWVAIAAVPTGVAGIYGMNFENMPELGYKYGYQSILFLIASVCVGLFFLFRRNNWL; encoded by the coding sequence ATGCCGTCACTGCCGAATTGGTCGAACGGCAAATCGACGCAAGCCGATGCGCCCAAGATCCCCGTTCCGGCAGCCCGCGCGATCGTCGACTGCGCGGTCTACGTGGACGGCGTGCGGTTGCCGGGCAAGTACACGCACCGCGCTGCGTTGGCCGAGGTTCGTAGTCGCGACAACGCGTTCGTCTGGGTGGGCATGCACGCTCCCGACGAAGGTCAGATGCAAGATGTCGCAGCAACTTTCGGACTCCACGAGCTGATGGTCGAGGATGCTGTCCATGCACACGAGCGCCCGAAACTCGAACGCTACGACGACGTCATGTTCCTGGTGCTGCGCACGGTCGTCTACGTACCGCACGAGTCCGTCGCGACGGCGAGCGAGATCGTCGAAACCGGCGAGATCATGGTGTTCGTCGGCCCCGACTTCGTGGTGACCGTCCGGCACGGGGATCACTCCGAACTGGCAAGCGTGCGCAAGTCACTCGAGCAGAACCCCGAGCGCCTCACCATGGGCCCGTTCGCGGTGTTGCACGCGATCACCGACCACGTCGTCGACAGCTATCTCTCCGTCATCCAACTCGTCGAACAGGACGTCGACAGCATGGAAGAGTTGGTGTTCAACCCGCGGAACACCGTTGCCGTCGAGCACATCTACCTGCTCAAACGTGAAATCGTCGAACTACGACGCTCGGTCACTCCACTCGGATTGCCACTGCTCCAGCTGACCCAGCCCGCGGGCGGCCTCGTCCCGAAGGAGATCCGGCGATACTTCCGTGACGTACGAGATCACCACACGATCGTGGCCGAACGTATCTCGGAATACGACGAGGTGTTGAGTTCGCTGGTCGACGCCGCACTCGCGAAGATCGCGGTGCAGCAAAACACCGACATGCGCAAGATCTCCGCGTGGGTCGCTATCGCCGCCGTGCCGACCGGCGTTGCCGGTATCTACGGGATGAACTTCGAGAACATGCCGGAACTCGGTTACAAGTACGGCTATCAGTCCATCCTGTTCCTCATCGCGTCGGTGTGTGTCGGCTTGTTCTTTCTCTTCCGTCGCAACAACTGGCTGTGA
- a CDS encoding SRPBCC family protein has product MPTVEQSVEIALPPKDVWEYIAVAENWPNWENSMVECKQITDGPMGVGSRWHGVSRILGKRLEWTSEFTEYDPPRSSKSTSVESPVSFSQTTTCEEVGDGTRVTYRLDSESGLGGVFGKMADPIVTKAFSRTVRVSLENLADILVHAE; this is encoded by the coding sequence ATGCCTACAGTCGAGCAATCCGTGGAGATCGCGTTGCCACCCAAGGACGTCTGGGAGTACATCGCCGTCGCCGAGAACTGGCCCAACTGGGAGAATTCGATGGTCGAGTGCAAACAGATCACCGACGGCCCGATGGGCGTGGGAAGCCGCTGGCACGGTGTCTCGCGAATCCTGGGCAAGCGTCTCGAGTGGACATCCGAATTCACCGAGTACGACCCACCGAGATCGTCGAAATCGACGTCCGTCGAAAGTCCGGTCAGCTTCTCGCAGACCACGACCTGCGAAGAAGTCGGTGACGGCACTCGGGTCACCTACCGACTCGACAGCGAAAGCGGCCTGGGAGGAGTATTCGGCAAGATGGCCGACCCGATCGTCACGAAAGCATTTTCACGGACGGTTCGGGTAAGTCTCGAGAACTTGGCGGACATCCTCGTGCACGCCGAATGA
- a CDS encoding suppressor of fused domain protein — MSDSVVSSVRAHLVSSIEGPDPTAASVTFLGVEPLDVLRFESPDGLVRYVTLGCSRHPMGDPNELVADPTRGPRAELVLTLRGGTGVASGVARTLAVLAAAPSVEGVVLLEDALLDLGEPLWKDTAFTAVLLGDSGIEDLTLPEPFDPVRFLGVVPLTGTEAAWVRLRGAEALREAWTEAGIDIRDPHRSAASL, encoded by the coding sequence GTGTCAGACAGCGTCGTATCTTCCGTCCGGGCCCATCTCGTCAGCAGCATCGAGGGGCCGGACCCCACCGCGGCCTCGGTGACGTTCCTCGGTGTCGAACCGCTGGACGTGCTGCGTTTCGAATCACCCGACGGCCTGGTCCGCTACGTCACACTGGGGTGCTCGCGTCATCCGATGGGCGACCCCAACGAACTGGTCGCAGACCCCACACGCGGACCCCGCGCCGAGTTGGTACTCACGCTGCGCGGTGGCACCGGTGTGGCGTCAGGTGTGGCCAGGACGCTCGCGGTGCTGGCCGCGGCGCCGTCCGTCGAAGGCGTCGTGCTGCTCGAGGACGCACTGTTGGACCTGGGCGAGCCGCTGTGGAAGGACACTGCGTTCACGGCGGTGCTTCTCGGTGACAGCGGGATCGAAGACCTGACGCTGCCGGAGCCGTTCGACCCGGTGCGCTTCCTTGGTGTGGTCCCCCTGACCGGTACCGAAGCCGCCTGGGTGCGTCTGCGCGGCGCGGAGGCACTGAGGGAAGCGTGGACCGAGGCGGGGATCGACATCCGCGATCCGCACCGTTCCGCTGCCTCGCTCTAG
- a CDS encoding metallophosphoesterase family protein: MVSVLAVSDETVEFLWSSQVRSLGVDVILGAGDLPFAYLEYLSDQLNAPCVFVPGNHDADLSGYSNKRSGWTRAGMPAQWPGPTGAVNADGRIVTVAGLRIAGLGGSIRYNTGPNQWSERQQSRRARSLTWRNAWQSRLPGSRRGVDVLLTHSPARGVGDAEDRPHRGFECLTPLIHNLDPTVMVHGHIHPHGRTPLDLEVGRTIVLNTVGFTLMEISPGTPPTIVRRRHGS; this comes from the coding sequence ATGGTCTCCGTTCTCGCTGTCAGCGACGAGACCGTCGAATTCCTGTGGAGCAGTCAGGTTCGTTCACTCGGAGTCGACGTGATCCTCGGCGCGGGCGATCTGCCGTTTGCGTATCTGGAGTACCTGTCCGATCAGCTGAATGCGCCTTGCGTGTTCGTTCCCGGAAACCACGACGCCGATCTGTCCGGATATTCGAACAAGAGATCGGGTTGGACGCGGGCCGGGATGCCGGCGCAGTGGCCAGGGCCTACCGGCGCTGTCAACGCCGACGGACGCATCGTGACCGTCGCCGGTCTGCGGATCGCGGGCCTCGGTGGTTCCATCCGGTACAACACCGGCCCCAATCAGTGGTCCGAGCGCCAGCAGAGTCGACGCGCTCGCTCGCTCACCTGGCGAAACGCTTGGCAATCGAGACTTCCCGGCAGTCGGAGGGGCGTGGATGTGCTGCTCACCCACAGCCCCGCCCGTGGCGTCGGCGACGCCGAGGATCGACCACATCGAGGGTTCGAATGCCTCACGCCTTTGATTCACAACCTTGATCCGACGGTCATGGTCCACGGACACATCCATCCGCACGGGCGAACACCTCTCGATCTGGAGGTGGGCCGGACTATCGTGCTCAATACCGTCGGCTTCACGCTGATGGAGATTTCCCCAGGTACTCCGCCGACGATCGTGAGGCGCCGACATGGCTCGTGA